A single window of Nicotiana tomentosiformis chromosome 1, ASM39032v3, whole genome shotgun sequence DNA harbors:
- the LOC104087288 gene encoding berberine bridge enzyme-like B, which yields MFPLIILISFSLTSLSATATSGAGGGVANLYTCLIDHNVHNFSIYPTKNDQSSSNYFNLLDFSLQNLRFAASYMPKPTVIILPNSKEELVSTILCCRQASYEIRVRCGGHSYEGTSYVSFDGSPFVIVDLMKLDEVSVDLDSETAWAQGGATIGQIYYAIAKVSDVHAFSAGSGPTVGSGGHISGGGFGLLSRKFGLAADNVVDALLIDADGRLLDRKAMGEDVFWAIRGGGGGNWGIIYAWKIRLLKVPKIVTTCMIYRPGSKQYVAQLLQKWQIVTPNLVDDFTLGVLLRPADLPADMKYGNSTPIEIFPQFNALYLGPKTEVLSISNEEFPELGVKNDECKEMTWIESALFFSELADINGNSSNDISRLKERYMDGKGFFKGKTDYVKKPVSMDGMLTFLVELEKNPKGYLVFDPYGGAMDKIDDQAIAFPHRKGNLFAIQYLAQWNEEDDYKSDVYMEWIRGFYNTMTPFVSSSPRGAYINYLDMDLGVNMDDDYLLRNASSRNSSSSVDAVERARAWGEMYFLHNYDRLVKAKTQIDPLNVFRHEQSIPPMLGSTQEHKYSSE from the coding sequence ATGTTTCCACTCATAATTCTGATCAGCTTTTCACTTACTTCCCTCTCTGCTACTGCAACTAGTGGAGCAGGAGGTGGAGTTGCAAATCTTTACACCTGTTTAATCGACCACAATGTCCATAACTTCTCTATTTACCCCACAAAGAATGATCAAAGTAGTAGTAATTACTTTAACTTGCTCGATTTTTCCCTTCAGAATCTTCGATTTGCTGCATCTTACATGCCGAAACCAACGGTCATTATTCTACCAAACAGCAAAGAGGAGCTCGTGAGCACCATTCTTTGTTGCAGACAAGCTTCTTATGAAATCAGAGTAAGGTGCGGAGGACATAGTTACGAGGGAACTTCTTACGTTTCCTTTGACGGTTCCCCGTTCGTGATCgttgacttgatgaaattagacgaAGTTTCAGTAGATTTGGATTCTGAAACTGCTTGGGCTCAGGGCGGCGCAACAATTGGCCAAATTTATTACGCCATTGCCAAGGTAAGTGACGTTCATGCATTTTCAGCAGGTTCGGGACCAACAGTAGGATCTGGAGGTCATATTTCAGGTGGCGGCTTTGGACTTTTATCTAGAAAATTCGGACTCGCTGCTGATAATGTCGTTGATGCTCTTCTTATCGATGCTGATGGGCGGTTATTAGACCGAAAAGCCATGGGAGAAGACGTGTTTTGGGCAATCAGAGGTGGCGGAGGAGGAAATTGGGGAATTATTTATGCCTGGAAAATTCGATTACTCAAAGTGCCTAAAATCGTAACAACTTGTATGATCTATAGGCCTGGATCCAAACAATACGTGGCTCAACTACTTCAGAAATGGCAAATAGTTACTCCAAATTTGGTCGATGATTTTACTCTAGGAGTACTCCTGAGACCTGCAGATCTACCGGCGGATATGAAATATGGCAACAGTACTCCTATTGAAATATTTCCCCAATTCAATGCACTTTATTTGGGTCCAAAAACTGAAGTCCTTTCTATATCGAATGAGGAATTTCCGGAGCTGGGCGTTAAGAATGATGAGTGCAAGGAAATGACTTGGATAGAGTCAGCACTTTTCTTCTCCGAATTAGCTGACATTAACGGGAATTCCTCTAATGATATCTCCCGTCTGAAAGAACGTTACATGGACGGAAAAGGTTTCTTCAAAGGCAAAACGGACTATGTGAAGAAGCCAGTTTCAATGGATGGGATGCTAACATTTCTTGTTGAACTCGAGAAAAACCCGAAGGGATATCTTGTCTTTGATCCATATGGCGGAGCCATGGACAAGATCGATGATCAAGCTATTGCGTTCCCTCATAGAAAGGGTAATCTTTTCGCGATTCAATATCTAGCACAGTGGAATGAAGAGGACGATTACAAGAGCGATGTTTACATGGAGTGGATAAGAGGATTTTACAATACAATGACGCCCTTTGTTTCAAGCTCGCCAAGGGGAGCTTATATCAACTACTTGGATATGGATCTTGGAGTGAATATGGACGACGACTACTTACTGCGAAATGCTAGTAGTCGTAATTCTTCTTCCTCTGTTGATGCTGTGGAGAGAGCTAGAGCGTGGGGTGAAATGTATTTCTTGCATAACTATGATAGGTTGGTTAAAGCTAAGACACAAATTGATCCACTTAATGTTTTTCGACATGAACAGAGTATACCTCCTATGCTTGGTTCAACGCAAGAGCATAAGTACAGTAGTGAATGA